The genome window GCGAGTGGGTTTTCTCCCCAGAGGCGGCAGGGTGAAGTGCTGTGGGAAGAATCAGGCGCTTATTACCAGCTGCAGGGCTGTGACTGTCGAggagctgctgttgctgctgaggTCACTGTCACTGGGATGAAATGAGAAGCGCTTGTTGCTGTTGTTTAGAGCCTCCTTCCCCCCGGggacattgttaaaaaaaaaagcctgccACCACTGGTCCACACAAGACAACAAGAAGAGTTTGAAAAGAGTTTGAATTTCCCCAAAATAATTATGTGGTAAAACATCCATGACAGTGCTGCATGCCTGAGTTTCTTCAAAGTGGGTTTTAGTTCATGCCCTTAAAAGTCCCACAATTGTGGATCAGAGGGTTTCTATTGCAACCAGCGAGAATCAGAAAGTTGTTGGAACAAATTTCCTAAGAACAAAACCACATGAACAAAATACGTAAGAGGTGTAATTATGAGGCCCATACTGTAACCCAAGGGGAAAATTCTTTGAGCGTTTTAAccgtgtttgtgtttacacCTTCTTTCAACAGGAGACAGTGGCAAGGTGACAACAGTGGTAGCCACCCCTGGCCAAGGTCCGGATCGCCCACAGGAAGTGTCCTACACTGACATCAAAGTCATTGGCAATGGCTCCTTCGGCGTCGTCTACCAGGCCCGCCTCATCGACAGCCAGGAAATGGTGGCCATTAAGAAGGTTCTCCAAGACAAGCGTTTTAAGGTAGGTCAGACGAGCCTGGTCACTTTGGATGTTTACAGCACACTGGAAGTTCTGGAGGGACCTGCTTACCAAGCAGTTTCTTTCACCCACTACGCTGGAGGTTAATGCAAATGACTCCGGTTATAAAAAGGAAAGATCTTGTGAGCAAGGAATACTCATACTCTGTTTTCTTTCATGTTCTCTCCTTGGCttcgctgccccccccccttttctccCGGTGGCTCTAGAACCGGGAACTACAGATCATGAGGAAGTTGGACCACTGCAACATCGTCCGGCTACGGTACTTCTTCTACTCCAGCGGAGAGAAGGTGTGTTTGGGCTGACTCATTATGGCTAGGGCCTGGAagtgggggggagacacaccCGGTCTGTGACTCACAATTGTGATTCATAACATCGCCACACTGAGTTCATAATCACTTTAAGTTGATAGTGAAAATTTGTAGCCCTCTGTGTAATGTTGGTTTGTGATGAGTGTTTTATTTGGTCATTTACTTTTAATGAAACTCTCCCTCTCAATCCCTAAACTCTGTTAGAAAAGAATTTCTGTATATCTACCAAACTTGCTGGGCCTAATAAGCTACATTGTGTGACGCAAGGGTCTGATTGTTACTGATAGGCGACCTATGTGCAATATGCAGCTTTAGCTTAAATgaatgtctgtcagtctgtctaaGTTAGCCGTGTACTCTCCAAAGGAAAATGATTACGCTAGCAATAAAAGAAGATAATTAATAATGTGTATACATATTTCAGCACTcgcaaataaaatataatatatacaccAAATCATGTGCTGTCGTGGTCTGAAGTGGAAATGGCAGAGCTGGATTGGGGTTGTGTGTAATGTCAGAGCACTGGTAGTCGCTCTGTTGCCCGTTTTAACCAGGGATTGGTGACAACGTAtcattatatactatattaatGCATGGTGTACTTCTGTATTCTCTGAACACTATTGACTGCCTGTTGTTGCTTCCCCCACCGTCCAGAAAGATGAAGTATATCTGAACCTGGTGCTGGACTTCGTCCCGGAGACGGTGTACAGAGTGGCCCGGCATTTCAACAAAGCCAAGACCACCATCCCAATTATCTACGTCAAGGTAGGCAGGCTGATCTGGTGGGCTGTGTTTACCTTCAGGTTGCTCCTCGGCAGTATTGGCCTCTGTTGTAAACCGTGTGTGAGGTCGCTCTCTAATGCGTGGAACTCTTTGATGCACTCAAGTTGCTCTTGAAGGGAGATCAATAGAGACTGGAAGGAACACGGTTCATTCTTGGCCTAAAGTTGTAGTAAATGGTCAAAGTATGCCCTTTttttccatcttttttttttgtcaaaagCTCACTGTTCTAGGATTATGAAAGCCACGTGGTTCCATGATACTTAGTTTGTAATACTTCGAAAGGGTGGTCGTCGTGTGCGTTTCGATGGACACGTGCATGGCTGTTTACTACGCTTGcagcagaggagaggacattTAGGCTGTCGCATGGTCCATTTCCCCGCATCAGCCTTCTGTTACCCTGTGATGTTGATATGCActgaccccccccagccccctcctccccgccttTGCCTGCACCGTCCTTTGATCTCCCACGAGCGCTGTTCCCTTGGCCTTGGGGTTTCATTACAGTGGGCCTAGAGATACTCCTCCCTTCCCCACTGATCCCTtaacccccactcccccctgcTATACTCCCCACCCCCTCCGGTTGCCTCCCTGTTTCTCCAAAAAGTTTGTAATGGGTGCCTGCTGTCACCTGGGTTTGGTGGTGTGGGGGAtaatggtggtgttgatggtgatgatggtgaaaTGATTTGTTACCAGGATGCCCTACCTTCTCTCTACCACAGACTAACGATACGACTGTATAGTTAACTTTGAACATTTTGGGTCTTTTATTTTGACTCACAACAATGAATCTTCATTTGGGAGATCATTGTATTTTCATCCATCCTGGATATTCCTTTTTTAGAAGCCAACCACGCGATGTGACAACATTGTTTATAGTAAATGACGAGGCATTTGCATCGTGTTGCATTGATACACTCGCAGCCTATTAGTATTTGTTTGATGGTTATAAATCTGTcacaattaatttattttttatagttaATGTGGTAATGGACCTCAGGATTGAAATTTCCATTTCTTCAAATGACCATTACTACAAACTCTGGTCTGCGCTGAGGTGTTCTAATGCAATCGCCTACCAGAGCAGACCGTGGTTGGCAGCCATTATGGAGCTCCCAACCATGAATGCTCATTTACCTGCCTGGCTTGGCACACCTCATATTTTACCAGCCCTATATAAATTGTTAAACACTGACTGGCTCTCTTCTCcgtgtccccctccctccctcaggtaTACATGTACCAGCTGTTCCGCAGTCTGGCTTATATCCATTCCCAGGGCGTGTGTCACAGAGACATCAAGCCCCAGAACCTGCTGGTGGACCCGGAGACCGCCATCCTCAAACTCTGTGACTTTGGCAGGTCAGTAGGAGGCCGCGCCCATGGATCTTTCCCTCTCCGCTCCCATCTGGACTTTCCTTGATGGCAGGGCTCTATTTCTGAGTTTCGTGCTGTTGTGTTCTTCTTTGCTGTCAATCTGTCATGACTTGTGTATTCCTTACTCTTTATCTTGACTGTCTCTGTGCATATCTGTCAGACGGTTGAATAATGGATTAAGATTGACATTCCTCACCCCCCGgcgccccttcctcctcctcctcttcctcctcacagtGCCAAGCAGCTAGTCCGCGGCGAGCCCAACGTGTCCTATATCTGCTCACGGTATTACCGCGCCCCCGAGCTCATCTTCGGCGCCACCGACTACACATCCAACATCGACATCTGGTCCGCCGGCTGCGTGCTAGCAGAGCTGCTGCTGGGACAGCCCATCTTCCCCGGGGACAGCGGGGTGGACCAGCTCGTGGAGATCATCAAGGTGGGTCTGGAGGGCTGGGGACACATGCATCCCTGTAGGGAGCTGCTGGGTAGTCATTTGGccaaacttatttatttttagtgtccggggggcggggtggggggtgggggggcttaaTAGTTAATGTCACTGTTGGAGAAATATACACACTCATCTCATATGCTGCTCCCTATGTCTGGAGGTTGAACTGTGGTCGGCAGCAGTTAAACTGCTGCCGAGTTCCTGAACCTAAATCTTTAGCCCATCTCTCAACCGCACACAAAGTTGTACAGAAAAATCTATGTACGAACTCCATATCTATATGTTCACATTATATTTATCCACCTGACAACAGTAGAGCAACACGAACAAAATAATGCAAAATGAAAATTGATATTAAAATGATTGGTGCCATTACTAGAATAGTTTTTTCAGCATAATTTCTCAAGCTCTATATTTTGTGCAGGTGTAAACAACTTTGAATTGCAAATATCCGCTATGCACCATCCTACCGCTCCTTCATTTTATTTCCAGGTGCTTGGGACTCCGACGAGAGAGCAGATTCGAGAAATGAACCCGAATTATACAGAGTTCAAATTCCCACAGATCAAAGCACATCCCTGGACTAAGGTACTTCCCCTTTCTGGAGTCAGGACTTCTGTTGACTTGCAAGGCGCATAAGCTTGTAACCTTGTGCAGCCTAGTGCTTTGATCCACTGATTATGGCAGCTTATTTCCATGGCCACCTGTTGGTCAGCTGTATTGCATTTAATGCAGAGCTAAACCTGAAATATTTTTCGAAATTTTATAATTTAGTTATTTGATTAACTTTCAGTAAGACGGGTCATAATAGGGTGTGTGAATATCTAAAAGACGCAGGATTTCCGGATTACTTAGTTGGCTAAAGTCTAGAGCTTAAAGGACTTTGCTGGTTGCTAAGACCCCAGGTTGATTTGTGGATCTTGTCTGATGAGTTTCAAATCAGCCATGATTTCAGTTCAACTCAACCGCTTTGGCAGTGTTAACACGTTCCTAAATTGGCTAGTTGGCGAGCTATTGACATCCATCCAATTCCATCTGTGATTGTATCTATGTCGTGTCCGACCCAAGTACGGGCATACAAACGGCCCCGTCTAGGTGAGTTCTTCTATAGTGCCCTCAAATTAACAAATCCACTGGTTCGAAGAGGCACCCAGTTATAATTCTGTAATTCTATAATTCAATGGTGGGTGCATGTAAGGCTACCAAATTAACGTTGTGGTAAGAATTCAGTAATTCCCTTAGTTCAC of Gadus macrocephalus chromosome 11, ASM3116895v1 contains these proteins:
- the gsk3ab gene encoding glycogen synthase kinase 3 alpha b, which encodes MSGSGRPRTSSFAEPPGAIGAAAPSAGSAVAGGSSAGKTGASQASGSSSTSFGNLKLSRDSGKVTTVVATPGQGPDRPQEVSYTDIKVIGNGSFGVVYQARLIDSQEMVAIKKVLQDKRFKNRELQIMRKLDHCNIVRLRYFFYSSGEKKDEVYLNLVLDFVPETVYRVARHFNKAKTTIPIIYVKVYMYQLFRSLAYIHSQGVCHRDIKPQNLLVDPETAILKLCDFGSAKQLVRGEPNVSYICSRYYRAPELIFGATDYTSNIDIWSAGCVLAELLLGQPIFPGDSGVDQLVEIIKVLGTPTREQIREMNPNYTEFKFPQIKAHPWTKVFKPRTPPEAISLCSRLLEYTPVTRLSPLEACAHAFFDELRQPSTRLPSGRDLPLLFNFSPVELSIQPQLNSTLIPPHARAQTSPASHEGSVSDSPALPSSAPGSINNST